The following are encoded together in the Proteiniphilum saccharofermentans genome:
- a CDS encoding FecR family protein: protein MNKDLLYRFFEGNTTLEEEKQIRQWIDTSEENRITFLQERKIYDAILFRSPGISNTNRKRRTIGYHIGAIAASLFILIASALYLHTLRQENNSLDYNTLVVPAGQRIHLILADNTDIWLNANSTLRYPTEFSRKDRTVYLDGEAFFEVSKDDKKPFMVKTTSGDIKVTGTSFNVEAYSKHGGFETSLFEGSVEIYKNDHKLTTLKPDERSYLKDGKLYVTPITDMDKYLWKDGLIAFNNKRLEDILQSLEKYFDIRIQISNSSLPQRTYTGKFRQSDGVDYALRVLQKSIHFSYQRDETTGIVYIK from the coding sequence ATGAATAAAGATCTATTATACCGTTTTTTTGAAGGTAATACGACACTGGAGGAAGAAAAACAGATTAGACAGTGGATAGACACATCTGAAGAGAATAGGATTACGTTCCTGCAGGAACGTAAAATATACGATGCAATATTATTCAGGTCTCCCGGTATCTCAAACACGAACAGAAAAAGGCGTACAATTGGGTATCATATCGGTGCGATTGCGGCGAGTCTATTCATCCTCATTGCGAGTGCACTGTATCTGCACACTCTGCGACAAGAGAATAACTCCTTGGACTATAATACACTTGTTGTCCCTGCAGGTCAACGCATCCATCTGATCCTTGCCGACAACACCGACATTTGGCTGAATGCCAATAGTACATTGCGTTACCCTACGGAATTTTCCAGGAAGGATAGGACTGTATATTTAGACGGGGAAGCCTTTTTCGAGGTAAGTAAGGACGATAAAAAACCATTCATGGTAAAAACAACTTCGGGAGACATTAAGGTAACCGGCACATCATTCAACGTAGAAGCTTATTCCAAACATGGAGGTTTCGAGACCAGCCTGTTCGAAGGAAGTGTGGAGATTTACAAGAACGATCATAAACTTACTACTCTCAAACCTGATGAAAGAAGCTACCTGAAAGATGGAAAACTATATGTGACCCCAATAACTGACATGGATAAGTATCTCTGGAAAGATGGTTTGATCGCCTTTAATAATAAAAGACTTGAAGATATCCTGCAGTCTCTCGAAAAATATTTTGATATCCGGATACAAATCTCTAACAGCTCGTTACCACAACGCACCTATACCGGAAAATTCCGGCAGTCTGATGGAGTGGATTATGCTTTAAGGGTGCTGCAGAAAAGTATCCATTTTTCCTACCAAAGGGATGAAACAACAGGGATAGTGTATATAAAATAA
- a CDS encoding LysO family transporter, whose protein sequence is MFIAIGFMLLGGIFGFVLRKKEFRNISKIIILLIWLLLFILGLEVGSNPEIISGLANIGVEALIITLAAVFGSAVAALLLWKHINNKRKGLHEE, encoded by the coding sequence ATGTTTATTGCAATTGGTTTTATGCTATTGGGAGGCATTTTTGGATTCGTGTTACGAAAAAAAGAATTCAGAAATATTTCAAAAATTATTATCCTGCTGATTTGGCTTCTTTTATTTATTCTCGGATTAGAGGTAGGTAGTAATCCTGAAATAATATCCGGGCTGGCCAATATTGGGGTGGAAGCTTTAATTATTACCCTTGCTGCGGTCTTTGGTAGCGCTGTGGCTGCATTATTGCTCTGGAAACATATTAATAATAAGAGAAAAGGCCTTCATGAAGAGTAG
- a CDS encoding lysine exporter LysO family protein, translating into MKSSLIIVSFFALGVFFGHFEIIPLSVVDNDISFYALCCLMFCVGLSLGNDSNTLRRFTRIDPRFYLLPVATIVGTLLGCAIIGFLLPGRSVIEFMAVGSGFGYYSLSSIFITEYKGVELGTIALLSNILREIMALLLAPLFVKYFGKLAPISVGGATTMDTTLPIILKFSGKEFAVISVFHGFILDLSVPVLVTIFSSI; encoded by the coding sequence ATGAAGAGTAGTCTTATTATTGTCTCTTTTTTTGCCCTGGGGGTATTCTTCGGTCATTTCGAAATTATTCCGCTTTCTGTCGTCGACAATGATATAAGCTTTTACGCATTATGTTGTTTGATGTTTTGTGTTGGATTGAGTTTGGGTAACGATTCCAATACGCTCAGGCGTTTCACAAGAATAGACCCACGGTTTTATTTGCTACCAGTGGCAACGATTGTGGGTACGCTATTGGGATGTGCAATAATTGGCTTTCTACTTCCCGGCCGCTCAGTTATCGAATTCATGGCTGTAGGTAGCGGCTTTGGTTATTATTCATTATCAAGTATTTTTATAACGGAATACAAAGGGGTGGAACTCGGCACCATTGCATTACTTTCGAATATACTCCGTGAAATAATGGCATTATTGCTTGCCCCTCTTTTTGTAAAATATTTCGGTAAACTGGCTCCGATTTCAGTAGGTGGGGCAACTACAATGGATACCACACTCCCGATCATATTGAAATTTTCAGGGAAAGAATTTGCCGTTATCTCTGTTTTTCATGGATTCATACTCGATCTCAGCGTACCTGTTTTGGTTACAATATTCTCTTCTATATAA
- a CDS encoding RNA polymerase sigma-70 factor, with protein MESFSDIQSFNLLFNEYHERFIRFAIGYVKDRQTAEDFVSEAFAVFWENRRLLSPDTRPPAYLMTIVKNKCLNYLQHQQVQQRVTEDLRDHSEWLLQTKISTLEACEPDFLFSGEIQKIIDSTLNQLPKKTRRIFLMSRVEGFSYSMIARKMDLSQKSIEYHISKALELLRESLKDFM; from the coding sequence ATGGAGTCATTTTCCGATATACAAAGTTTCAACCTCTTATTCAACGAATATCACGAACGTTTTATCCGTTTTGCGATAGGGTACGTGAAAGACAGGCAGACGGCAGAGGATTTTGTGTCTGAGGCTTTCGCGGTATTTTGGGAAAACAGGCGGCTGCTATCTCCCGACACCAGACCGCCGGCCTATCTTATGACTATCGTTAAAAACAAATGTCTTAATTATCTGCAACATCAACAGGTACAACAGCGTGTAACGGAAGACCTAAGAGATCATTCCGAATGGTTACTCCAAACAAAGATCAGTACACTGGAAGCATGCGAGCCCGATTTTCTGTTCTCCGGAGAGATACAAAAGATCATCGACTCCACATTGAATCAATTACCGAAGAAAACACGACGGATATTCCTGATGAGCCGTGTTGAAGGATTTTCATACAGTATGATTGCCCGAAAAATGGATCTCAGTCAGAAATCTATAGAATATCACATTTCGAAGGCTCTTGAGCTGCTGCGTGAATCGTTGAAAGATTTTATGTAA
- a CDS encoding SGNH/GDSL hydrolase family protein yields the protein MTKRFTSVFIALGIAVGLFSQPVSQFGEGERVVFLGNSITDGGHYHSFIWLYYMTRFPNRDLRILNAGIGGNTALDMYKRLDSDVFSKNPTTLVVTFGMNDSGYQEYNGDDGARFGEEKYRETYENFKLLEGRLKGLSGTKIVMMGGSPYDGAAKIDGNTALRGKNDVMQRIVAFQKKSAEENNWEFLDLNAPMTAINQKFQVNDPGFTLCGLDRIHPENDGHMVMAYFFLKEQGLDSNVVSDFEVNASKKSVVRSANCEISNIRGNEGTLSFDYLAYSLPYPLDTIPRGWNAKKSQADAMKYIPFMEEMNQEVIKVSDLEKGDYKMFIDGEEIGTWSSDDLNKGVNLAAETKTPQYQQALSIMHLNEVRWEIERNFRDYAWIQFGFFQERGLLFANNRASLEALDKETGNNGWLRMHRDNYARMMHPSFRETRQAEMDMLVTKIYEINQPVKRKIVLVKI from the coding sequence ATTACAAAAAGATTTACATCAGTTTTTATCGCGTTGGGTATAGCTGTTGGCTTGTTCTCCCAACCGGTTAGCCAGTTCGGGGAAGGGGAAAGGGTTGTCTTTCTGGGAAACAGTATTACAGATGGAGGGCACTATCACTCATTTATCTGGCTCTATTATATGACAAGGTTTCCAAACAGGGATCTGCGTATACTGAATGCAGGGATCGGTGGCAATACGGCTCTTGACATGTATAAACGTTTAGATAGTGACGTGTTCAGTAAGAATCCCACTACGCTGGTCGTTACATTCGGAATGAACGATTCGGGATACCAGGAATATAACGGAGATGACGGAGCCAGGTTTGGCGAAGAAAAATACCGGGAAACCTATGAAAATTTCAAGCTGCTGGAAGGTCGGTTGAAAGGGCTCTCCGGTACAAAGATCGTGATGATGGGAGGATCTCCGTATGATGGAGCTGCTAAGATTGATGGTAATACTGCTCTGAGGGGGAAAAATGACGTGATGCAGCGTATTGTGGCATTTCAGAAGAAATCAGCAGAAGAGAATAACTGGGAATTTCTGGATCTGAACGCCCCTATGACAGCCATTAACCAAAAGTTCCAGGTGAACGATCCGGGATTCACCCTTTGTGGTCTTGACCGGATTCATCCTGAAAATGACGGACACATGGTGATGGCTTACTTCTTTCTCAAGGAGCAGGGATTGGATTCCAATGTAGTATCGGACTTTGAGGTGAATGCGTCCAAAAAGTCGGTTGTCCGGTCGGCAAACTGTGAAATCTCCAATATAAGAGGAAATGAAGGGACACTCTCTTTTGATTACCTGGCTTATTCGTTACCCTATCCGTTAGATACCATTCCGCGTGGATGGAACGCAAAAAAATCACAGGCCGACGCAATGAAATATATACCATTTATGGAAGAAATGAATCAGGAGGTAATTAAAGTCTCCGATTTAGAGAAAGGTGATTACAAGATGTTCATTGATGGAGAAGAGATCGGGACATGGTCGTCTGACGACCTGAACAAAGGGGTGAACCTGGCGGCAGAAACAAAAACACCGCAATACCAGCAGGCTCTGTCGATTATGCATCTGAATGAAGTGCGGTGGGAGATTGAGAGAAATTTCCGGGACTATGCCTGGATACAATTCGGCTTTTTTCAGGAAAGGGGATTGCTGTTTGCCAATAACCGTGCATCGCTTGAAGCACTTGATAAGGAAACGGGTAACAACGGATGGCTGAGAATGCATAGGGATAATTATGCCCGGATGATGCATCCATCGTTTCGTGAAACGCGGCAGGCGGAAATGGATATGCTCGTTACGAAGATCTATGAGATAAACCAACCGGTAAAGAGAAAGATAGTTTTAGTGAAAATCTGA
- a CDS encoding glycoside hydrolase family 38 C-terminal domain-containing protein, with product MVLENLSQKHRLSVFILFCFLLVKIPVLSQTAWFTDGYHGGIYGHYPQWQARFMVEQLEKHPDWAINLEIEPETWDTISVTDAENFKAFQAYFEKEGPSGRIEFVNPTWSQPYCYNISGESIIRQFHYGMAKTREYFPSASFVTYAVEEPCFTSSLPQILKGFGYKYAVLRNPNTCWGGYTSAFGKNLVNWIGPDGTSIPAVPRYAVEELSTESTWQTESWTNSNSFIEKCFANGIQFPVGMCFQDAGWDGGPWRSEYQPTRYTTWTNYFEMIKGKVEPEDWHFTQEDIKPGLVWGAQVVQEIAKQVRESENLLVTAEKMAAMDYLFNGKSWPEEDFAEAWRTLMLAQHHDCWIVPYNGRPGDTWADKVVRWTEATNQIASEKISNLFARTNNTEYIRVYNTLGSARKEEVALILPEHFRGRKIVVIDAKGKPVPHQLSESVDGEVTLFFEASVPGMGYATYWLKQSDKELPSKKELDLSSEKLTSSEKLAIETDYYSVIIDPAHGGTITSLIDKKKGNKQLVQNGKYLNDLRGFFYKEDRFYEGSENQATVSVMEEGELFTRVKVENQIAGHNYYQLITFYENNPRIDFTLHIDWDGQPRIGAYDQSDNYEATDRNKAFYNDDYKLHVRFPFSDIGRKIYKNAPFDVTESKLDNTLYSSWDTIKHNVILNWVDITGQEQDYGVALFSDHATSYLQSDSLPLGLTVQYTGRALWGRDYSIHGPTEIRYALLPHSGDWERGEVEKASSQWNEPMVAQFTSGSPEQQERSILETIGDNLEITSMVVENGNLLVRIYNTSSREISREVTWNCSVDKIEQVDLKGDTIRELSPVDKGAGRLQTNITIPQFGFVTLRFIDLQIKE from the coding sequence ATGGTACTTGAAAATTTAAGTCAAAAACATAGGTTGTCAGTTTTTATTCTGTTTTGTTTTCTACTGGTGAAAATACCTGTGTTGTCACAGACCGCATGGTTCACCGATGGTTATCATGGCGGTATCTACGGTCATTACCCGCAGTGGCAGGCACGATTCATGGTAGAGCAACTGGAGAAACATCCTGATTGGGCAATCAATCTGGAGATCGAGCCCGAGACCTGGGATACGATCAGTGTGACAGACGCGGAGAACTTTAAGGCATTCCAGGCATATTTTGAAAAAGAGGGTCCGTCGGGACGTATAGAGTTTGTAAACCCGACCTGGTCACAACCATACTGTTATAATATCTCGGGTGAGAGTATTATCCGGCAATTCCATTACGGTATGGCAAAGACCCGGGAGTATTTTCCAAGTGCCTCTTTCGTGACTTATGCCGTGGAAGAGCCCTGCTTCACGAGTAGTTTACCGCAGATACTGAAAGGTTTTGGTTATAAGTACGCGGTACTGAGAAACCCTAATACATGTTGGGGAGGTTATACCAGTGCTTTTGGAAAGAACCTGGTAAACTGGATCGGGCCTGACGGGACTTCTATTCCGGCTGTGCCGAGATATGCTGTTGAAGAGTTATCTACGGAATCGACCTGGCAGACCGAATCGTGGACCAACTCCAACAGTTTCATTGAGAAATGCTTTGCCAATGGTATACAGTTTCCGGTAGGGATGTGTTTTCAGGATGCGGGATGGGACGGAGGTCCGTGGCGCAGTGAATACCAGCCTACGCGATATACTACCTGGACCAATTATTTTGAAATGATAAAAGGAAAGGTGGAACCGGAAGACTGGCATTTCACGCAGGAAGATATCAAACCGGGATTGGTGTGGGGTGCACAAGTGGTGCAGGAAATTGCCAAACAGGTGCGGGAGAGTGAGAACCTGCTCGTCACTGCAGAAAAGATGGCTGCAATGGATTATCTCTTCAACGGCAAGAGTTGGCCGGAAGAGGATTTTGCCGAAGCATGGAGGACGTTGATGCTTGCCCAACACCACGACTGCTGGATTGTTCCCTATAACGGCAGGCCGGGAGATACCTGGGCCGATAAAGTAGTCCGGTGGACTGAAGCTACAAATCAAATCGCGTCCGAAAAGATATCAAACCTCTTTGCCAGGACGAATAATACTGAATATATCCGTGTATATAATACGCTGGGATCGGCACGTAAAGAAGAGGTCGCCCTGATTCTTCCGGAACATTTTCGAGGCCGGAAGATAGTAGTCATTGATGCCAAGGGTAAGCCTGTACCCCATCAATTATCAGAAAGTGTTGACGGAGAGGTAACACTGTTCTTTGAAGCATCGGTGCCGGGAATGGGCTATGCTACTTACTGGCTGAAACAGAGTGATAAGGAACTGCCCTCTAAAAAAGAGCTGGATCTTTCCTCAGAGAAACTCACATCTTCAGAAAAACTCGCAATAGAAACAGACTATTACTCAGTAATTATTGATCCTGCGCATGGTGGTACGATCACAAGCCTGATCGATAAAAAGAAGGGGAACAAACAATTGGTCCAAAACGGGAAATACCTGAACGACCTGAGAGGCTTTTTTTATAAGGAGGACAGATTTTATGAGGGATCAGAAAACCAGGCTACAGTCTCAGTGATGGAAGAGGGAGAGTTATTTACCCGTGTAAAAGTCGAAAACCAAATTGCCGGGCATAACTATTATCAACTGATCACTTTTTATGAAAATAATCCCCGTATTGATTTTACCCTGCATATCGACTGGGATGGGCAGCCGCGGATTGGTGCGTATGACCAGAGCGATAATTATGAAGCCACTGACCGGAATAAGGCTTTTTATAATGATGACTATAAGCTTCATGTACGGTTTCCGTTCAGTGATATAGGCCGGAAGATATATAAGAACGCACCGTTTGATGTCACCGAAAGTAAGCTTGACAATACGCTTTATTCAAGCTGGGACACTATCAAGCACAATGTGATCCTGAATTGGGTGGATATTACCGGTCAGGAGCAGGATTATGGAGTTGCACTCTTTTCAGATCATGCTACGAGTTATTTGCAATCAGACAGTTTGCCATTGGGGTTAACTGTGCAATATACCGGTAGGGCTTTATGGGGGAGAGATTACAGTATCCATGGCCCCACCGAAATCCGGTATGCGCTTCTGCCTCATTCCGGCGACTGGGAGAGGGGAGAGGTGGAAAAAGCGAGCAGTCAATGGAATGAACCAATGGTCGCACAATTCACGTCGGGTTCCCCTGAACAACAGGAAAGATCAATACTCGAAACGATCGGTGACAATCTGGAAATAACCTCTATGGTCGTGGAGAACGGCAATCTGCTTGTACGTATCTATAATACATCCTCCCGCGAAATTTCCCGTGAAGTGACCTGGAACTGTAGTGTGGATAAAATAGAGCAGGTAGACTTAAAAGGTGATACTATCCGTGAATTATCGCCTGTCGATAAGGGGGCGGGGCGGTTGCAGACAAATATAACAATCCCCCAATTCGGCTTTGTGACATTGCGGTTTATCGATTTGCAAATAAAAGAATGA
- a CDS encoding GH92 family glycosyl hydrolase gives MTGITSCSNAKKDNTTKFSPADYVNPFIGASTSTSAAGVYHGLGKTFPGATTPYGMVQVSPNTITGGDNSPGYSYEHKTIEGFAFTQMSGVGWFGDLGNFLVMPTTGELKKIAGKEDGSITGYRSYYDKKSEVAEAGFYSVDLTDYGINVQSSTTPRCGILKFTFPENKKSRIQIDLARRVGGTSVEQYVKVVDQYTIKGWMKCTPDGGGWGDGEGNTNYTVHFFARFSKPLENYGFWSADIPDGWSRKKDDVVSAPYLTRVSEAPVITGKDEMKGKHLGFYTEFPTQEEEQITLKVGISFVDMEGAENNFNTEIASLDFNEVKTQARQLWDKELSRIKISGGSDDDKTIFYTALYHTMIDPRIFTDADGRYMGGDNTIYSTNETFTKRTIFSGWDVFRSQFPLQTIINPSLVSDQINSLVTLAEQSGKEYYERWEIVNAYSGCMLGNPALSVLADAYVKGIRTFDVEKAYEYAKNTSRVFGNDKLGYTPSELSISHTLEYAYTDWCISQLASAMGKDEEAKVYAQKSQAYRNIFDKEKGWFRPRKADGSWQDWPENARTTEWYGCVESNPYQQGWFVPHDIEGMVELMGGRKAVLADLYSFFDKTPDDLLWNDYYNHANEPVHFVPFLFNKLNEPWNTQKWSRHICKNAYRNEVEGIVGNEDAGQMSAWYVLTASGIHPSCPGDTRLEITSPVFDRVDFRLDPDYARGEKFTIIAHDNSPANIYIQKAVLNGEEYSECYLDFSDIVQGGVLELYMGSTPNKEWGK, from the coding sequence ATGACCGGGATTACCTCTTGTTCAAACGCAAAGAAAGATAATACAACAAAATTCTCACCAGCGGATTATGTAAACCCCTTTATAGGGGCAAGTACCAGTACTTCGGCAGCCGGAGTTTATCACGGATTAGGTAAAACTTTTCCGGGAGCAACCACCCCGTACGGCATGGTACAGGTAAGTCCGAATACCATTACCGGTGGGGATAACAGCCCGGGATACAGCTATGAACATAAAACAATAGAAGGTTTTGCTTTTACACAAATGAGCGGTGTAGGCTGGTTCGGGGATTTGGGTAATTTTCTGGTGATGCCCACAACCGGCGAATTGAAAAAAATTGCAGGAAAGGAAGACGGGAGTATCACCGGCTACAGATCGTATTACGATAAGAAATCCGAGGTTGCCGAGGCCGGATTTTATTCGGTCGACCTTACAGATTACGGGATCAATGTGCAGAGCAGCACTACACCCCGTTGCGGCATATTGAAGTTTACCTTTCCCGAAAATAAAAAATCACGTATTCAGATTGACCTTGCCCGTAGGGTGGGAGGAACATCTGTAGAACAGTATGTGAAAGTGGTAGACCAATATACCATCAAGGGGTGGATGAAATGCACGCCCGATGGTGGTGGCTGGGGCGACGGAGAAGGTAATACAAACTATACCGTACATTTTTTCGCCCGTTTCAGCAAGCCGTTGGAGAACTATGGATTTTGGAGTGCCGATATTCCTGATGGTTGGAGCCGGAAGAAAGATGATGTGGTGAGCGCTCCTTACCTTACCAGAGTGTCCGAAGCTCCGGTTATTACGGGAAAGGATGAAATGAAAGGAAAACATCTTGGTTTTTATACCGAATTTCCTACTCAGGAAGAAGAGCAAATTACACTGAAAGTGGGTATCTCCTTTGTCGATATGGAAGGGGCAGAAAATAATTTCAACACTGAAATAGCCTCGTTAGATTTCAATGAAGTGAAGACTCAGGCACGTCAGCTATGGGATAAAGAGTTAAGCCGGATTAAAATATCCGGAGGAAGTGATGATGACAAGACTATATTCTATACTGCATTATATCATACTATGATTGATCCCAGAATATTTACCGATGCCGACGGTCGTTATATGGGTGGTGACAATACAATTTATTCAACAAACGAAACCTTTACCAAACGGACCATATTCAGTGGATGGGATGTGTTTCGCAGTCAGTTCCCGCTACAAACAATTATAAATCCTTCTCTGGTAAGTGATCAGATAAATTCACTCGTTACGTTGGCTGAACAAAGTGGCAAAGAATATTATGAACGTTGGGAAATTGTGAATGCTTATTCCGGATGCATGCTCGGGAATCCGGCACTCTCGGTACTTGCTGATGCTTATGTAAAAGGAATCCGGACTTTCGATGTAGAAAAAGCCTATGAGTATGCGAAAAATACTTCCCGTGTATTCGGTAATGATAAACTGGGATATACTCCCTCTGAGCTCAGTATTTCGCATACATTGGAATATGCCTATACAGACTGGTGTATTTCACAGTTAGCGAGTGCAATGGGTAAAGACGAAGAAGCAAAGGTATACGCTCAGAAATCTCAGGCATACCGGAATATTTTTGATAAGGAAAAAGGATGGTTCCGTCCCCGCAAAGCAGACGGCTCATGGCAGGACTGGCCGGAAAACGCCCGTACAACCGAATGGTATGGGTGTGTGGAGTCAAACCCTTACCAGCAGGGTTGGTTTGTACCACATGATATAGAGGGTATGGTGGAACTTATGGGTGGAAGAAAAGCAGTGCTGGCAGACCTGTACAGCTTCTTTGATAAAACCCCGGATGACCTGTTGTGGAATGACTATTACAATCATGCCAATGAACCGGTGCATTTTGTGCCTTTCTTATTCAATAAACTGAATGAGCCATGGAATACACAGAAATGGAGCAGGCATATTTGTAAGAATGCATATCGTAATGAAGTGGAAGGAATTGTAGGTAACGAAGATGCCGGGCAGATGTCTGCATGGTATGTGTTAACAGCATCGGGCATTCATCCTTCCTGCCCCGGGGATACAAGATTAGAGATTACCAGCCCGGTATTCGACAGGGTAGACTTCAGGCTCGACCCCGATTACGCCCGGGGAGAGAAATTTACAATCATTGCCCATGACAATAGTCCGGCAAATATATATATCCAAAAGGCAGTGCTGAACGGAGAAGAATATAGCGAATGCTATCTTGATTTTTCTGATATCGTTCAGGGAGGTGTTTTGGAATTATATATGGGAAGTACTCCTAATAAAGAATGGGGTAAGTAA